The following are from one region of the Capsicum annuum cultivar UCD-10X-F1 chromosome 1, UCD10Xv1.1, whole genome shotgun sequence genome:
- the LOC107852673 gene encoding 14 kDa proline-rich protein DC2.15: MDSKRYLPTLFLCFNILFFTLVCGCWSGCKNPPIPKPNPNPNPNPNPNPNPNPIPSKGHCPRDALKLGVCANVLNGPVGAVIGNPPDPHCCSVLGGLLDLEAAICLCTALKANILGININIPIALSLLINTCGKNLPSDFICA; the protein is encoded by the coding sequence ATGGATTCAAAGAGATACTTACCAACCCTCTTTTTATGCTTCAACATTCTTTTCTTTACCCTTGTATGTGGTTGCTGGAGTGGTTGCAAAAATCCACCAATTCCTAAAccaaaccctaaccctaaccctAATCCAAACCCGAACCCGAACCCGAACCCAATCCCCTCCAAGGGTCATTGCCCTAGAGATGCCCTAAAACTAGGTGTATGTGCCAACGTACTGAACGGGCCGGTCGGAGCAGTCATTGGAAACCCACCCGACCCGCATTGCTGTTCAGTACTAGGTGGACTTTTGGATCTTGAAGCTGCTATTTGTCTTTGCACTGCATTGAAAGCTAATATTCTTGGAATTAACATTAATATTCCAATTGCACTTAGCTTGCTTATTAATACTTGTGGCAAAAATCTCCCATCTGATTTCATTTGTGCCTAA